The DNA window AATTCTCTTCCTCTGGCTCGCGATGCTCGGTTCGATCGTGGCGCTGCGGCGCGGCGAGCATATGCGAATGACGGCCATCGTCGGCAAGCTCCCGCCGCATCTGCGCGCCTTCCTCGACCTGATCGCAATCGCGGCCGCGCTCGCCTTCCTGCTTTTCGTTGTGCGCCCGGCCTATGAGTTCGCCGAGGACGAGATGTTCGTTACAACCCCCTCTCTGGAGATTGCCAATTCCTGGCGGGCCGCAGCGTTGCCGATCGGGATTGCGCTGATGATTCTTGTCGGTTTCCTTCAGATATTCCGCTTCGGCCGCTTCTGGACCAGCATCCTCGCCCTCGGGACGGTAGCCGCCGCCGTCGCCATCACCGCGCTGCTGGGGCCCCATCTTCAGGGGCTTGGCAACTGGAACCTGCTCATCTTCTTCGTCCTTGGCGTCGGCTCGATGGTGCTTTTGGGCGTACCCATCGCTTTCTCATTCGGTCTTGCAACCTTCGCTTATCTCGCACTCACGACCTCGACGCCGACCGTCGTCGTTGTGGGACGCATGGACGAAGGCATGAGCCATCTGATCCTGCTCGCCGTACCGCTCTTCGTGCTCCTTGGCCTGCTGATCGAGATGACGGGGATGGCGCGCGCGATGGTCGGGTTCCTGGCGAGTCTTCTCGGTCATGTCCGCGGCGGGCTCTCCTACGTCCTGATCGGCGCGATGTACCTCGTCTCCGGAATCTCAGGCTCGAAGGCTGCCGACATGGCGGCTATCGCCCCGGTCCTTTTCCCGGAGATGAAGCGGCGCGGCGCGAAGCCGGGCGACCTCGTAGCACTGCTTTCAGCCACGGGTGCCCAGACTGAGACCATCCCGCCTTCGCTCGTGCTGATCACCATCGGCTCCGTAACGGGCGTCTCGATAGCGGCGCTCTTTACCGGTGGGCTCCTGCCGGGCGTCGTGCTCGGGGTGACTCTCGGGGCACTGGTCTGGTGGCGCTACCGTAATCAGGATCTGTCCGGGGTGCGTCGCGCCTCTGGTCGCGAGATTGGCAAGTCATTCCTGATCTCGCTTCCTGCGATCGCCCTCCCGTTCATCATCCGGGCGGCAGTGATCGAGGGCGTCGCGACCGCGACCGAGGTGTCCACGATCGGCATCGCCTATACGGTTTTAGCCGGGCTTCTGGTTTATCGACAGTTCGACTGGAAGCGCATTTATCCCATGCTGGTGGACACAGCCTCGCTCTCCGGATCCATTCTGCTCATCATCGGGGCTGCAACTGGCATGGCCTGGGCCCTCACCCAATCCGGCTTCTCGAGTCTGCTTGCCGATTCCATGAAAGCCCTGCCCGGGGGCACCCCAACTTTCCTCGCCGTCTCGATCCTCGCCTTCGTCGTGCTCGGCTCCGTCCTCGAGGGAATTCCGGCTATCGTGCTCTTTGGCCCCTTGCTCTTTCCGATAGCGCGACAGGTCGGCGTGCACGAAGTGCATTATGCCATGGTCGTGGTTCTGGCGATGGGCATCGGCCTGTTCGCGCCACCATTCGGTGTAGGTTATTACGCGGCCTGCGCGATCAGCCGCATCAACCCGGATGAAGGAATGAGACCGATTGTCGGCTACATGATCGCACTTTTCATCGGCACCATTATCGTCGCTGCTGTACCGTGGATATCAATCGGTTTCCTGTAAAACAGCCTCGGACGAGGAATGTCCATCATCAGCGGTCGTCGAACGGGTAATAGCAAAGCCGGTGCCGGCACTGGCATGACGGAGAAGGCAGCAGATAGATCGTCGGCCCGCATATGAGGAACGAGAAAGGGGAGTCTGCCATGACTGACAGCAAAATGGCCGCGCCTTTGGATCCCGCTGTTCTGGCGGAACGATTTCAGACGCTGGCGACCAAGAGCCAGGCTGCCGCACAGGGATTTCTCGTCGACCGACCAGACGTCGCCAATATCGGCATGGGCGATCCGGCCAAGATCGGTCAAGCCTTCTTCGA is part of the Bradyrhizobium erythrophlei genome and encodes:
- a CDS encoding TRAP transporter large permease subunit, encoding MLVEFPAALLVAAEVVVLLMGVIWRYVLQTPLVWSDELASILFLWLAMLGSIVALRRGEHMRMTAIVGKLPPHLRAFLDLIAIAAALAFLLFVVRPAYEFAEDEMFVTTPSLEIANSWRAAALPIGIALMILVGFLQIFRFGRFWTSILALGTVAAAVAITALLGPHLQGLGNWNLLIFFVLGVGSMVLLGVPIAFSFGLATFAYLALTTSTPTVVVVGRMDEGMSHLILLAVPLFVLLGLLIEMTGMARAMVGFLASLLGHVRGGLSYVLIGAMYLVSGISGSKAADMAAIAPVLFPEMKRRGAKPGDLVALLSATGAQTETIPPSLVLITIGSVTGVSIAALFTGGLLPGVVLGVTLGALVWWRYRNQDLSGVRRASGREIGKSFLISLPAIALPFIIRAAVIEGVATATEVSTIGIAYTVLAGLLVYRQFDWKRIYPMLVDTASLSGSILLIIGAATGMAWALTQSGFSSLLADSMKALPGGTPTFLAVSILAFVVLGSVLEGIPAIVLFGPLLFPIARQVGVHEVHYAMVVVLAMGIGLFAPPFGVGYYAACAISRINPDEGMRPIVGYMIALFIGTIIVAAVPWISIGFL